A stretch of Myxococcus hansupus DNA encodes these proteins:
- a CDS encoding ExbD/TolR family protein has translation MGMSAGAGRGGIKSDINVTPLVDVVLVLLIIFMVVTPLMKRGRDVTLPKASQPEAKAAEEPLFLSMTADRKLYVEDDLYPDEAAFLARLQTEMRKQPGRRLLLKADQSLTYGDVGRIVQKVRVAGVGQVALGVEVVERP, from the coding sequence ATGGGTATGTCCGCTGGTGCTGGCCGGGGTGGAATCAAGAGCGACATCAACGTCACCCCGCTCGTGGATGTGGTGCTGGTGCTGCTCATCATCTTCATGGTGGTGACGCCCCTGATGAAGCGCGGGCGCGACGTGACGCTGCCCAAGGCCTCCCAACCGGAGGCGAAGGCGGCCGAAGAGCCCCTCTTCCTGTCGATGACGGCGGACCGGAAGCTGTACGTCGAAGACGACCTCTATCCCGATGAGGCCGCCTTCCTGGCCCGGCTCCAGACGGAGATGCGGAAGCAGCCGGGGCGGAGGCTCCTGCTCAAGGCGGACCAGTCCCTCACGTACGGGGACGTCGGGCGAATCGTCCAGAAGGTCCGGGTGGCGGGCGTGGGGCAGGTGGCCCTGGGCGTGGAGGTCGTCGAGCGTCCCTAG
- a CDS encoding NAD-dependent succinate-semialdehyde dehydrogenase, whose amino-acid sequence MAIATIDPATGKTLRTFTPLTPEELEAKLQTAAETFRTYRQTTYADRAVWLRRAADLLEAEAGRYGRIMTQEMGKPLEAAKAEAKKCATACRYYVEKGEALLRDKPVDLGSGRAFVRYQPLGPVLAIMPWNFPFWQVVRFAAPALMAGNVGLLKHAHNVPQCAQALEELFLQAGFPRGAFQNLLIETSEVNRVIEDPRVRAVTLTGSEGAGRAVGAAAGKAIKKVVLELGGSDPFVVMPSADLEKAVETAVSARLINNGQSCIAAKRFIVADAIYPEFERRFVERMKRVTVGDPMEAKTDLGPLATRSILDGLHAQVEASVKAGAKLLLGGKPLERPGNFYPATVLAEPPPEAPAFHDELFGPVATLLRARDVDHAITLANATPFGLGASVWTQDEAEQRRFIDGIDAGMVFVNALVASDARLPFGGVKHSGHGRELADVGIHEFLNIKSVRIAEPDGGAKQAPPSSKLGE is encoded by the coding sequence ATGGCCATTGCCACCATTGACCCGGCGACGGGCAAGACGCTGCGCACCTTCACGCCCCTCACCCCCGAGGAGCTGGAGGCGAAGCTCCAGACCGCCGCCGAGACGTTCCGCACCTACCGCCAGACGACCTACGCCGACCGCGCCGTCTGGCTGAGGCGCGCGGCGGACCTGCTGGAGGCCGAGGCCGGCCGCTACGGCCGCATCATGACGCAGGAGATGGGCAAGCCCCTGGAGGCCGCGAAGGCCGAGGCGAAGAAGTGCGCCACCGCCTGCCGCTACTACGTGGAGAAGGGGGAGGCGCTCCTGCGCGACAAGCCCGTCGACCTAGGCAGTGGCCGGGCCTTCGTGCGCTACCAACCGCTGGGGCCCGTGCTGGCCATCATGCCGTGGAACTTCCCCTTCTGGCAGGTGGTCCGCTTCGCCGCGCCCGCGCTGATGGCGGGGAACGTGGGCCTGCTCAAGCACGCGCACAACGTGCCGCAGTGCGCGCAGGCCCTGGAGGAGCTGTTCCTCCAGGCCGGCTTCCCACGTGGCGCGTTCCAGAACCTGCTCATCGAGACATCCGAGGTGAACCGCGTCATCGAGGACCCGCGCGTCCGCGCGGTGACGCTCACCGGCAGCGAGGGCGCCGGACGCGCGGTGGGCGCCGCCGCGGGCAAGGCCATCAAGAAGGTGGTGCTGGAGCTGGGCGGCAGCGACCCGTTCGTCGTCATGCCCAGCGCGGACCTGGAGAAGGCAGTGGAGACGGCGGTGTCCGCGCGGCTCATCAACAACGGTCAGTCCTGCATCGCCGCCAAGCGCTTCATCGTCGCGGACGCCATCTACCCGGAGTTCGAGCGCCGCTTCGTGGAGCGCATGAAGCGCGTCACCGTGGGCGACCCCATGGAGGCGAAGACGGACCTGGGCCCGCTGGCCACGCGGAGCATCCTGGACGGGCTGCACGCGCAGGTGGAGGCCAGCGTGAAGGCCGGCGCGAAGCTCCTGCTGGGCGGAAAGCCGCTGGAGCGCCCGGGGAACTTCTACCCGGCCACCGTCCTCGCCGAGCCGCCGCCCGAGGCGCCCGCCTTCCACGACGAGCTCTTCGGCCCCGTGGCCACGCTGCTGCGGGCCCGCGACGTGGACCATGCCATCACGCTGGCCAACGCGACCCCGTTCGGCCTGGGCGCCAGCGTGTGGACGCAAGACGAAGCCGAGCAGCGCCGCTTCATCGACGGCATCGACGCGGGCATGGTGTTCGTCAATGCCCTGGTGGCCTCGGATGCGAGGCTGCCGTTCGGCGGCGTGAAGCACTCCGGCCACGGACGCGAGCTGGCGGACGTGGGCATCCACGAGTTCCTCAACATCAAGTCGGTCCGCATCGCCGAGCCAGACGGAGGCGCGAAGCAGGCGCCTCCCTCCAGCAAACTTGGCGAGTAA